Genomic DNA from Candidatus Brocadia sp.:
CTAGCTGCCCTCGTAATGACAACTTTCTTTTAGCGTTACTATAGTTTACAAAACCTAACAATCGTTTACGTTATCTTATCTACACACCCGGAAAGGAGGAGAAGGTCATAAAATCATATAGTTACTCTTGTCTCTAATCTGCTCATTTGGCAATAATCAAAATAATCAAGAAACATTTTTGGGAGGATGTTAGAAGTCATGAAAAACTTAATGAAAAGCGTACTTACTCTTATATTGGTTGTTGTAATGATCAGTTATACAAGCACCTGGGCCCAAGATGATGATGCTTTTATTACTTTAAAAGTAAAGGATGCTTTCGCCGCTGAACCTACTATTAGTACTTTGGACATCAAGGTGGAGACCTTTAAGGGAATAGTTCAGCTAAGCGGCACTGTGGATACTGCAGAACTAGCTCAAAAGGCAGTTGAGATTGCTGCTGGCGTTAAAGGCGTGAAATCTGTCCAGAACAACATTATCGTAAAAGTTGCGAAACAAGAGAGTCCCAGGGAGGAAATCGATGATTCGGTTATCAGCGCAAAAATAAGGGCTGCCCTTGTCGCAGATAAAACGATCAGTGCATCGGATGTCAAGGTGGAGGTCTATAAAGGAGAGGTACAGCTGAGCGGATTTGTGGACACCCCCGAACAGGTACGTAAGGCAGGTGAGATTGCGGCTGGTGTCAAAGGTGTTAAATCAGTCAAGAATAACATCGCTGCAAAAATTTCCATAAAATAAGAGTTTTGGTAATAGTTTAGTTTTTTGAAAACATCCATGATTGAAATGCCTTTGTAACAGTGCAAAACTTAAGGGACTTGCCTTAGCGGATTTCAACGATTTCCTTATCAAAGGTACAATAACAAACCCAGACCCACAAATTCTTCCTACTGTACTGGGAATCTAATAAAATAGATATTCTGTCTAAAAATTTATAAACGTATCAACTTTCTGAAATTTACATGATTCTCATCATGTAACGTAACTCTCAAGTACAATTATAATTAAGAAATATTATTTTATTTCTCTCAAGAAGGCATTGTTTTTGTCAATTTGTAGATTGTATTCAATTGTTTTTTTAAATGAGCGGTTGTTCAGAATAAGGTTGTCCCAACTTACTTTCAGAAAAAATGGGAAAGTAAATTCATTTTTTTTTGGTATCTTTTTTCTTGAATTTATCTGAGGTTATTCAGAAAGGAGAAGCAAATGTTAAGAACACTACTACTAATTATACTTATTTTGGCGCTCCTCGGGGCATTACCCACGTGGCCTTATAGTGCAACCTGGGGTTATTATCCGAGCAGTTCATTAGGATTTATTCTGCTGATCATAATCATACTGCTTTTGTTCGGTTTTATTTAAAAGATGAACGCTATCAATACAAATGCAATCAGATGTATTATCTTTTTCCTTCAATCATTAAGGATGTCATATCATGCTTTACTGGGCTATAGTTTTTTTTATTATTTCAATCGTTGCTGCTTTGTTTGGATTTACTGGTATATCTGTGGCAGCGGCAACTATTTCCAAGTTCCTTTTCTTTATTTTTATTGTTGTTTTTCTTATTTTTTTGGTTTTCGGACTTTTAGGGCTTCGGACTCCACCTCCACCGGTTTAACAAATTTTATGCCCGTTTTTTGAAAGGAGCGAAAACGCATGGTTGTTAAAAAGCAAAAAGAAGCTGCCAGAAAAAATATTAAAAAAGCACAGGCAGCATGGCAAGCAATGTCACCAAGGGAGCATGCAAGAGCCCAACCTGAGGGAAGAGCAAGGGCGAAACCTGGGACAAAAGGAAAAGGGAAATATTATCGTATCGTAGTTCGTCCAAAGGAAGAATTTGTAACCTTTAGGTACCACGATGTTGGGCAACCAGGACATACACAAAGGCTTGCCGGCAAAAGATCAAGTGGATCATGGGCTGATCAGGCATGGCTCATCAGCAAAGAGGACGCGCATATTGAGAACGGAGAACTAGTAGCCGATACCTCTGAAACGCAAGGAATCTTGGATAAAATAGGCCCTGCGAAACAGGTAAAGGGAGACATTTTTCAGGGACATCCCAGAAGAAACGTTCCTGAAACTGAAAAACCGACTCCTGCTCAAAAACGTGCACGAGCAGAAAACATTCGTAAAGCCCAAGAGGCGCGAAGAAAACATAACTCATAATAAAGCAAAAAAGAAATGTTTTGATTGTGAGTTAAAATTAACGGTCTATTATTGAAATTTTTGGGGAGGGAAATATGTCAAAATGGAAGTGTCGGATGTGCGATTATATCTATGATCCGGAAAAGGGTGATCCGGATAACGGCGTTAAGCCAGGGACATCTTTTGAGAGTTTGCCCGAAAGTTGGGTATGTCCATCCTGTGGTGCAAATAAAGACCTGTTTGATAAGCTCGGTTAACAATTTAAACAATTTATTTGATCTTATGAAGATAAGCATTTTGCTTTATAGTATTACAGTAACCAACGTAAAACAGTTGCCAAAAGGAGATATAAATTATGAAATTTGGTAAGAGTGTCATGGTAGCATTAGCAATGAGCATTCTGATTGCGGGGCTAATTGGCTGCAAGAAAAAAGAAGGTCCGGTGGAGCGCGCCGGTA
This window encodes:
- a CDS encoding DUF1328 domain-containing protein, translating into MLYWAIVFFIISIVAALFGFTGISVAAATISKFLFFIFIVVFLIFLVFGLLGLRTPPPPV
- a CDS encoding rubredoxin yields the protein MSKWKCRMCDYIYDPEKGDPDNGVKPGTSFESLPESWVCPSCGANKDLFDKLG
- a CDS encoding DUF3309 domain-containing protein produces the protein MLRTLLLIILILALLGALPTWPYSATWGYYPSSSLGFILLIIIILLLFGFI